The Ruania alba genome window below encodes:
- a CDS encoding response regulator → MTIRVLLADDHGAVRAGLRMLLETDPGIEVVGEAADGEAAVANARALRPDVVLMDIRMPRMDGVQATEAIVAAASSHVLVLTTFDLDEYVLAALRAGAAGFLLKTTDGPSLVDAVRRVGAGEGVIAPEVTRTLLDAFVASRPGSGEGTEAGEPDQFGDLTSRECEVLACIGRGWSNQEISRALHITEATTKSHVSRVLAKLGCRSRVQAAIVAREAGLTEPVRKPQA, encoded by the coding sequence ATGACGATTCGCGTGCTCCTCGCCGACGACCACGGGGCCGTGCGCGCCGGGTTAAGGATGCTGCTCGAGACCGACCCGGGGATCGAGGTGGTCGGCGAGGCGGCCGACGGCGAAGCCGCCGTGGCGAACGCCCGTGCCCTGCGACCCGATGTGGTGCTGATGGACATCCGGATGCCCCGGATGGACGGCGTGCAGGCGACCGAGGCGATCGTCGCCGCCGCCTCGTCCCACGTGCTCGTCCTGACCACCTTCGACCTGGACGAGTACGTGCTGGCCGCGCTGCGTGCCGGTGCCGCCGGGTTCCTGCTCAAGACAACCGACGGCCCGTCGCTGGTGGATGCGGTGCGACGGGTGGGGGCGGGTGAGGGCGTGATCGCCCCGGAGGTCACCCGCACTCTCCTGGACGCCTTCGTCGCCTCCCGCCCGGGTTCTGGTGAGGGGACCGAGGCCGGCGAGCCCGATCAGTTCGGCGACCTCACCTCCCGCGAGTGCGAGGTCCTGGCCTGTATCGGCCGCGGCTGGTCGAACCAGGAGATCAGCCGGGCGTTGCACATCACGGAGGCGACCACCAAGTCGCACGTCTCCCGGGTGCTCGCGAAACTCGGTTGCCGGTCCCGGGTGCAGGCGGCGATCGTGGCGCGGGAGGCGGGGCTCACCGAACCGGTGCGGAAACCTCAGGCGTAG